The sequence CCCGCCCGTGATTCGAAGTCGATGCTCCCGCCGTGGGACTCGACGATGCGCTTGGTGATCGCCATTCCCAGACCGGTGCCGTGTTTCTTGCCGTGGGTGACAAA comes from Chrysiogenia bacterium and encodes:
- a CDS encoding HAMP domain-containing histidine kinase, whose amino-acid sequence is FVTHGKKHGTGLGMAITKRIVESHGGSIDFESRAGEGTTFVIRIPREAPSAS